From a region of the Prevotella melaninogenica genome:
- a CDS encoding MIP/aquaporin family protein, with the protein MKKYLAEMIGTMVLVLMGCGAAVSLGCDPVNNQAAVVGTAMAFGLSVIAMAYAIGGISGYHINPAITLGVFLSGRMSAKDCAMYMLFQFIGGLIGAALLFLLVTNAGSGFAAAGAGLGANGLQDGISVASGLLAEIIFTCVFVLVVLGATSKTNGTTGKFGGLAIGLSLILVHLVCIRYTGTSVNPARSFGPAIFAQLAGGPATALSNLWIFIVGPFAGGALASVIWRVIEPAEK; encoded by the coding sequence ATGAAGAAGTATTTAGCCGAAATGATCGGCACAATGGTATTAGTCCTCATGGGATGTGGTGCAGCAGTATCTTTGGGTTGTGACCCAGTAAACAATCAGGCTGCAGTAGTTGGTACAGCAATGGCATTTGGTCTTTCAGTAATAGCAATGGCTTACGCTATTGGTGGTATCTCAGGTTACCACATCAACCCAGCAATTACACTTGGTGTATTCCTAAGCGGTCGTATGAGTGCAAAGGATTGTGCTATGTACATGTTGTTCCAGTTTATTGGTGGCTTGATTGGTGCAGCTTTATTGTTCCTTCTTGTAACCAATGCAGGTAGCGGTTTTGCTGCTGCAGGTGCTGGTTTAGGTGCAAATGGTTTGCAAGATGGTATTAGTGTAGCAAGTGGTTTGCTCGCAGAGATTATCTTTACTTGTGTGTTTGTACTCGTTGTATTAGGTGCAACTTCAAAGACTAACGGCACAACTGGTAAGTTCGGAGGTTTAGCAATCGGCTTGTCACTTATCCTTGTTCACCTTGTATGTATCCGTTATACAGGTACATCTGTAAACCCAGCACGTTCCTTTGGTCCTGCTATCTTCGCACAGCTTGCAGGCGGTCCTGCAACAGCATTGAGTAATCTTTGGATCTTTATCGTAGGTCCATTTGCTGGTGGTGCACTCGCGTCAGTAATTTGGCGTGTTATTGAACCAGCTGAGAAGTAA
- a CDS encoding Cof-type HAD-IIB family hydrolase, giving the protein MKYKMIVLDLDGTLTNNKKEITPRTKQALMQAQAAGVHVVLASGRPTYGIVPLAEELKLKDNGGYILAFNGGKIIDCTNNEVLFEQKLDEQLVPILFQEAKKAGMEILTYQGEGIAATNKDDEYVQHEAFINKMPVMQYDDFLNQLVYPINKCLIVGDPTPLYELEIRLAKELEGKMDVYRSADFFLECVPLGIDKARSLDRLISSLGISHEEVIACGDGYNDLSMIRFAGLGVAMANAAENIRSEADFVTLSNEEDGVAHVIERFILSPENMN; this is encoded by the coding sequence ATGAAGTATAAAATGATTGTGCTCGATTTGGACGGCACACTGACCAATAATAAAAAGGAAATTACACCACGTACAAAACAAGCCCTCATGCAAGCACAAGCTGCAGGAGTACATGTCGTATTGGCATCTGGGCGTCCTACCTACGGAATAGTCCCTTTAGCAGAAGAGTTGAAACTAAAAGATAATGGTGGATATATCCTTGCTTTCAACGGAGGAAAGATTATCGACTGCACCAACAACGAAGTTCTTTTTGAACAGAAGTTGGACGAACAGCTTGTACCTATCCTCTTTCAAGAAGCCAAAAAAGCAGGAATGGAAATCCTAACCTATCAAGGTGAGGGCATTGCCGCTACTAATAAAGATGATGAATACGTACAACACGAGGCTTTCATCAATAAGATGCCTGTCATGCAATATGACGACTTCCTCAATCAGTTGGTCTATCCTATCAACAAATGTTTGATTGTTGGCGACCCTACCCCACTCTACGAGTTAGAGATAAGATTAGCCAAAGAGTTGGAAGGAAAGATGGATGTCTATCGTTCTGCCGATTTCTTCCTTGAATGTGTACCACTTGGTATCGACAAGGCACGCTCTCTCGACCGTCTTATCTCGTCGCTCGGTATCAGCCATGAAGAGGTTATTGCTTGTGGCGATGGTTATAACGACCTTAGCATGATTCGCTTTGCCGGACTTGGCGTTGCTATGGCTAACGCAGCAGAAAACATTCGAAGTGAGGCTGACTTCGTTACCTTATCAAATGAAGAAGATGGTGTTGCTCACGTCATTGAACGCTTTATTCTCTCACCAGAGAACATGAATTAA
- a CDS encoding MutS-related protein, whose amino-acid sequence MNKSLTDLYQRKAEETGNVLVSLRNRSRVFILTEIGSFLVAIGFVVLYTLLADSAWTLLCALAALCFYLYIRRRDVLNDRKIKTAEALQRVYQNEIDYLNGNFSGFEAGEQYVNPQHPYTFDMDVFGAGSLFQRMNRTISTGGSDQLAACLSTEWGHAKREELVGQIRQRMASVDELGKAEPFLSEFKSLGVKERINTEEVLKALTDVHRQSFPKIFHNPLLRYFCYADLLGFYASIVLSVMGLVPSLLPLWWGMFNFMFSFLCGHKHMRVISELIAKVHAQVDGYLQVLKLINTTEFKSAELQTLKEKLAGAEESFEQLELILQKIDNRSNEVGVFIFNSFALIDIAIVRLFLRWQHTYEQRTNEWVDSLNLFDALVSMGNYRLNEDRAVQAEISEDNKVVYEAKNLYHPFLSEKAVANDFTIHDHEYYIVTGANMAGKSTFLRSLGINYLLAMNGLPVFADHLKVSVFHLFTSMRTTDDLTHGISYFNAELLRLKKLLGSLRDDVPSLIILDEILKGTNSLDKLNGSRLFLQYIAERNVTGVIATHDLELSKMEEEYVGRFHNYCFEIELGENITYSYKITKGVARNQNATFLLKGVLNPNRI is encoded by the coding sequence ATGAATAAAAGTTTGACAGATTTGTATCAGCGTAAAGCAGAAGAGACGGGCAATGTGCTCGTCTCTCTCCGTAACCGTAGTCGTGTTTTTATCTTGACAGAAATCGGTTCTTTTTTAGTTGCCATTGGTTTTGTAGTTCTCTATACCTTATTGGCAGATTCAGCTTGGACACTTCTTTGTGCCTTGGCTGCCTTATGTTTTTATCTTTATATTCGGCGTCGTGACGTGCTGAACGACCGAAAGATAAAGACGGCAGAGGCTTTGCAGCGTGTTTATCAGAATGAGATAGACTATCTAAATGGCAACTTCTCAGGCTTTGAGGCTGGTGAACAATATGTCAATCCGCAACATCCTTATACCTTTGATATGGATGTTTTCGGTGCAGGTTCGCTGTTTCAAAGGATGAATCGCACCATTTCTACCGGTGGTAGTGACCAGTTGGCAGCTTGTCTATCTACGGAGTGGGGACATGCGAAAAGGGAGGAACTTGTTGGGCAGATACGTCAGCGAATGGCTTCTGTTGATGAATTAGGGAAGGCAGAACCATTCTTGTCAGAATTCAAATCTTTAGGCGTAAAAGAACGAATCAATACGGAAGAAGTGTTGAAAGCATTGACGGATGTTCATCGTCAGAGCTTTCCAAAGATTTTCCATAACCCACTGTTACGTTATTTCTGTTATGCCGACTTACTCGGTTTCTACGCGAGTATCGTGCTTTCCGTTATGGGATTAGTCCCTTCTTTACTCCCTCTATGGTGGGGAATGTTCAACTTCATGTTCTCTTTCCTTTGTGGACATAAGCACATGCGTGTGATTTCCGAGTTGATAGCAAAGGTACACGCACAGGTAGATGGTTACTTGCAAGTATTGAAGTTGATTAACACGACTGAGTTTAAGTCGGCTGAACTTCAAACGTTGAAAGAAAAACTTGCGGGAGCAGAGGAGTCTTTCGAACAATTAGAACTTATCTTACAAAAGATTGATAACAGAAGTAACGAGGTGGGTGTCTTTATCTTCAACAGTTTTGCCTTAATCGACATCGCTATCGTAAGACTCTTCCTTCGCTGGCAGCATACGTATGAACAGCGCACGAATGAGTGGGTTGATAGTCTGAATCTCTTTGATGCTTTGGTGTCAATGGGTAATTATCGACTGAATGAAGATAGGGCAGTACAGGCAGAAATCAGCGAGGATAATAAGGTGGTTTATGAGGCGAAAAATCTTTATCATCCATTCCTTAGTGAGAAGGCTGTTGCAAACGACTTCACAATCCATGATCATGAGTATTATATTGTTACGGGTGCGAATATGGCAGGTAAGAGTACCTTCCTGCGCTCGTTGGGTATAAATTACCTCTTAGCGATGAATGGTTTGCCTGTTTTTGCTGACCACTTGAAGGTTTCAGTGTTTCATCTTTTCACGAGTATGCGCACCACAGACGACCTCACTCATGGTATCTCTTATTTCAATGCAGAACTGCTTCGTTTAAAAAAGTTGTTAGGCTCGTTGCGTGATGACGTACCAAGTCTGATTATTTTGGACGAGATATTGAAGGGAACAAACTCCCTCGACAAGTTGAATGGCTCTCGTCTTTTCTTACAATATATCGCTGAGCGCAATGTGACAGGTGTTATCGCCACGCACGACCTTGAACTCTCAAAGATGGAAGAGGAATATGTCGGGCGTTTCCATAACTATTGTTTTGAGATTGAGTTAGGCGAGAATATCACTTACTCGTATAAGATTACAAAGGGAGTTGCACGTAATCAGAATGCTACATTCTTGTTGAAAGGAGTCTTAAATCCCAATCGTATTTGA
- a CDS encoding thioredoxin family protein — MLHKFYIQFIALIAVFFYAVNVNAQTYSLIPSSGQKVYVPITAKSVKGKITVSNYGRTAIRDFDYTLSFNGKELMSKNYVLTEPLNRMEGTTIEIDVPPYTQLSETDLLFTITKVNGELNSATINYATLPRVTVTKVPHRKVVVEEYTGMWCGFCPRGIALMENLAHKYGEDFIGIAIHTGGRADPLTCTDYAWKATDYRSRPSLDMNRNLLLGYFKAQTEFEEERSKGADMDIAVSAVWDKEKNNITVTPCVTFCVNRDEAPYGFAYVLTEDGMSNPNWVQYNNYSGSTADRGITKEFDYFIDAPRDIRNLENNFVAIAAEGVKAPLTGYINTPIKADEPQSHTYIFKNISNKKIIQDKSKLKVCVLLINKTTGRIENAAKCTISEPNTTAISTVSERKDTAVEIARYTLDGRRVTTPQKGINIVKYSDGRVSKEVVTQ; from the coding sequence ATGTTACATAAGTTTTATATACAGTTTATTGCGCTTATTGCTGTGTTCTTTTATGCCGTGAACGTCAATGCTCAAACTTATAGTCTTATTCCTTCTTCAGGACAGAAGGTATATGTCCCTATCACGGCAAAGAGTGTAAAAGGAAAAATCACAGTTTCCAATTACGGTAGAACTGCTATTCGTGACTTCGATTATACACTTTCTTTCAATGGCAAGGAGCTGATGTCGAAGAATTATGTCCTTACAGAACCATTGAACCGCATGGAGGGAACAACGATAGAGATAGATGTCCCACCATATACTCAGTTGTCAGAAACCGACCTTTTGTTTACAATTACAAAGGTAAACGGAGAGTTGAATAGTGCTACAATCAACTATGCAACACTTCCGAGAGTAACTGTTACAAAGGTGCCTCATAGAAAAGTTGTAGTTGAAGAATACACTGGAATGTGGTGTGGATTTTGTCCACGTGGTATTGCACTTATGGAGAATTTGGCACATAAATATGGTGAAGACTTCATTGGTATTGCTATCCATACTGGAGGTAGAGCTGATCCGTTAACTTGTACAGACTATGCATGGAAAGCTACAGATTACAGAAGTCGCCCTTCACTTGATATGAATAGAAATCTTTTACTGGGTTATTTCAAAGCACAAACTGAGTTTGAAGAGGAACGATCAAAAGGAGCAGATATGGACATTGCCGTATCAGCTGTATGGGATAAGGAAAAGAACAATATTACAGTAACTCCCTGTGTCACTTTCTGTGTGAATCGAGATGAAGCCCCTTATGGCTTTGCTTATGTGCTGACGGAAGATGGTATGTCTAATCCTAACTGGGTACAATACAACAATTATTCAGGTAGTACGGCTGATCGTGGTATTACAAAAGAATTCGATTATTTTATTGATGCTCCTCGAGATATTCGTAATCTTGAAAATAACTTTGTTGCCATTGCTGCAGAAGGAGTAAAAGCACCTTTGACAGGCTATATCAATACTCCGATTAAGGCAGACGAACCCCAGAGCCATACATATATCTTTAAGAATATTTCTAATAAGAAGATAATACAAGACAAGTCGAAGTTGAAAGTCTGCGTTCTGCTGATTAATAAGACTACTGGGCGCATTGAGAATGCTGCCAAGTGTACGATCTCTGAGCCAAACACCACTGCAATCTCTACCGTTTCAGAAAGAAAAGATACCGCTGTTGAGATAGCACGCTACACACTTGACGGTCGTCGTGTCACGACTCCACAAAAGGGTATCAATATTGTAAAGTACAGTGATGGTCGTGTGAGCAAAGAGGTGGTGACACAATAA
- a CDS encoding T9SS C-terminal target domain-containing protein, producing the protein MKLRLLVFIGLLTSLFVSAQAQTSTNDVAFLDEQGRVIPNGTVVVLNKAVTTEFPFEGFEIAGKVFIQNKTDKPQNVSLSYTINEIDEGEVKVCAYENCTINPDPGTYEVGTKLLSIGLEKETVEIEHTYGERENCTITLKLKVKELGSDKEKEGPSITVKFDTNAAGIASVASQKGLTYDVYNTQGVLLHKQLTSLSNLPKGVYIVKQKGIASTKKYVVR; encoded by the coding sequence ATGAAGTTACGTTTACTCGTGTTTATTGGTCTGCTGACCAGTCTTTTTGTTAGTGCACAGGCACAGACAAGTACAAATGATGTTGCCTTCCTCGATGAGCAAGGTAGAGTTATTCCTAACGGCACTGTTGTTGTCTTGAATAAGGCAGTTACAACAGAATTTCCTTTTGAAGGGTTTGAAATTGCAGGAAAGGTGTTTATTCAGAATAAGACTGATAAACCCCAGAATGTTTCTCTTTCCTATACTATTAACGAAATAGATGAAGGTGAAGTGAAGGTTTGTGCGTATGAAAATTGTACTATTAATCCAGATCCAGGAACTTATGAAGTAGGCACTAAACTGTTGTCTATAGGTCTTGAAAAAGAAACAGTTGAGATAGAACATACGTATGGTGAAAGAGAGAATTGTACAATTACGCTGAAACTTAAAGTAAAAGAACTCGGTTCTGATAAAGAGAAGGAGGGCCCATCAATTACTGTTAAGTTTGATACTAATGCAGCAGGTATTGCTTCGGTAGCATCACAGAAGGGTCTTACTTACGATGTTTACAATACTCAGGGTGTGTTGTTGCATAAGCAACTCACGTCTTTGTCAAATCTCCCTAAGGGTGTTTACATTGTGAAGCAGAAAGGTATTGCTTCTACAAAGAAGTATGTTGTTCGTTAA